The genome window GAATCTCTATTTTGAAATATCAGACACAGGAATGGGGATTTCTCCTGAGGACCAAATAACCCTGTTTGAAGATTACAGTCAAGCGAATCGGTCTATTTCCCGCATTTACGGGGGGACGGGCCTGGGACTTTCCATTTGCAAAGAATTGGTGCACCTCATGGGAGGAGATATTGGAGTAACAAGCGAGCTTGATTTAGGTAGTACCTTTTGGTTTTCATTTCCCATAGGAAACCAAGACTGTCTTCTTGATGGGACGACCCCATGCTCTATTAACCCCGCAAATTCCCCCTTGTCAATTCTCCTCGTGGAAGATGATCCCATTAGCCAAGAGGTCATGGAAGGTTTATTAACCCTGTTAGGGAAGCAGGTCACGATTGCATCTAACGGTGAAGAGGCCGTTCGTTTGTTCGCCTCAAAGAACTTTGATCTTATCTTCATGGATCTTAATCTGCCGATTTTAGATGGTCTGCAAGCTGCTCAGCTCATACGAGACCTCCCCAACGGAAATATCCCTATTATTGCTGTAACCGCTAACACCTTTGGAGGAAATGAACAGACCTGCCAAGAGCATGGCATCAACCTTGTTTTAAATAAGCCGATCACAAAGACCATACTTGAGGAGGTTCTAAACACCTATCATCGACCAGCTATTTTCCAAAATGATATCGAAACGGATAAAAAGCAGCAGGTGTCACGTCCCTCAACAATTGACCAGAAAACACTAAAGTCACTCATTAAGGATCTTGGAGCTGAAAAAGTTACTCAGCTCCTCACAATTTATCGCAACGATGCTTTGAGCCTCGTTAATCAGATTAAGAACTCTCCAAATGACAGTAAAGACACTGCCCACAAGCTGGCTGGGATGTCGGATAATTTAGGCATTTGCCTGGTTGGAAAAACAGCCCGGGATATTATGGGAGCAACACAAAATGCCCCTGAGAAGCTTCCAATATTAATTCAAGATCTTGAAAGTCAATTTAATAGCTCTCTTTGTGAAATTCACGATGTTGTCTTTTCCTCTAGAGTCGGAGAACATAATTCAGGTTCTTCATAAATGATAGAAGAATATATTATAAATTCCCCTTCCCCAAAATTACTTTTTCTAAACTGTTCCTATACACAAACAACAAATAGAGCAAAATATACAATTCTGATTCTTGAAATTAAATTAAATCCATGATACTCTTGAAAAATCACAAAAGCATTTCCATATATGTTCTTGAGTGACCTTATGATCTTAATTTGAGTTATGTTGATGAAATTTCACCATATTTTATTAGCCGTCTTTGTTGCAGCCCTTTGGGGCTTCAATTTTATTGCTGTTAAGACGGGTTTGAGCGAAATGCCGCCGTTTCTTTATTGCTCGGCACGTTTTGTGATTGCTTGTTTACCCCTTCTCTTTTTGATCAAGAAGCCCGCTGTTTCTTGGGCGATCATCATTGGGATCGGTCTCTCTCAAGGTATTGCAAAATTTGGATTTATGTTTTTGGGACTTCACCTAGGTATGTCCGCTGGCCTTGCATCCCTCGTGCTTCAAAGCCAAGCATTCTTCACGATCGTACTGTCCCTTCTCATTTTGTCAGACAAAATTCGAACCAACCAGATCGTTGGTATGCTCATATCATTTGTTGGTATTGCTGTGATTGGCACAAACCTTCATGAAAGCGGTACATTCATTGGTTTTCTCCTTATTGTTGCTGCAGCTATTTCCTGGGCATATTGCAACATACTCTTCAAACTAGCTGGCAAAGTGAATATGTTTTCTCTTGTTGTGTGGAGCAGTCTGATCCCCCCCATTCCAATGTTGCTGTTGTCCGTTATTTTTGAAGGACCTCAAGCCATACCACAAACGTTGTCGCAAATGACCTTCCTCGGTTGGTCGTGTCTTGCCTTTACCGCATGTGGATCCACTTGGCTTGGATCAACCTTATGGGGGGTCTTATTACGTAATTATGATGTATCTCTTGTTGCCCCATATTCCTTGCTTATTCCTATTTTTGGGATCTCTTTTGGACATATCCTTCTGGCCGAACAATACACCCCAATAACTTATGGTGCCTGTGGTCTTGTCTTTTTGGGGTTGGTTGTCAACCAGTGGAGAACAAATCTACAGAAACCTGCATTCACAGAAGTTGCTAACACTGCGAAGTCTATCGAAAAAGCAGCGTAAACTCATTTATAGAAGAACTGGCCCAGCTTGCTTGACAGTTGGCGCATCGAACTTTTCAAAGTTTTTCTGAAATTCCTGGATTAATCGAGCAGCATACTGGTCATATTCTTGTGGATTTTCCCATGACCGTCTTGGATCCAAAAGTTTCGCATCGAGACCATGTATACCGTGTGACGCGTCTGGTATCTCAAAATTAAATCCAGGTAATTTCTGATAAAGTGCGTCTTCTAAGTATCCATTGAGGATGGCATGAACAATCGACCGTGTAGTCGGAATAGAAAAACGTTCTCCACCCTTCCCATATGGCCCTCCGGACCAACCTGTATTAACCAAATATACGCCAGCATTAGTGGCCTCAATATGTGCCATCAGAAGGTG of Alphaproteobacteria bacterium contains these proteins:
- a CDS encoding response regulator, translated to MFDLSSIKLSPFGRFRQNQLHDSWYCKAISDCTDGTWDWDFTKQLFTISPKLRELLGYEEAELVGLSPGWWLEQIHPEDQVEIQKQLEEASRSNSDFIYFETFRFLCKGGPYIWLENHAKILRNKNGTINRMTGVVINTTAYKLIQSQFRSIITEQQKEAENRLRFLSTLSHEFRSPLSGIIGMSTLLNETSLSQEQRHFTDNISNSTEMLLSLVNDILDVTKLNSGKFKFENIRYSPIEVIKKSSELIRPGLLKKDLEYNTIIDEDVPECLIGDPTRLQQILVNLLTNASKFTSKGGITLLVRVDKTQNKQNLYFEISDTGMGISPEDQITLFEDYSQANRSISRIYGGTGLGLSICKELVHLMGGDIGVTSELDLGSTFWFSFPIGNQDCLLDGTTPCSINPANSPLSILLVEDDPISQEVMEGLLTLLGKQVTIASNGEEAVRLFASKNFDLIFMDLNLPILDGLQAAQLIRDLPNGNIPIIAVTANTFGGNEQTCQEHGINLVLNKPITKTILEEVLNTYHRPAIFQNDIETDKKQQVSRPSTIDQKTLKSLIKDLGAEKVTQLLTIYRNDALSLVNQIKNSPNDSKDTAHKLAGMSDNLGICLVGKTARDIMGATQNAPEKLPILIQDLESQFNSSLCEIHDVVFSSRVGEHNSGSS
- a CDS encoding EamA family transporter, whose protein sequence is MKFHHILLAVFVAALWGFNFIAVKTGLSEMPPFLYCSARFVIACLPLLFLIKKPAVSWAIIIGIGLSQGIAKFGFMFLGLHLGMSAGLASLVLQSQAFFTIVLSLLILSDKIRTNQIVGMLISFVGIAVIGTNLHESGTFIGFLLIVAAAISWAYCNILFKLAGKVNMFSLVVWSSLIPPIPMLLLSVIFEGPQAIPQTLSQMTFLGWSCLAFTACGSTWLGSTLWGVLLRNYDVSLVAPYSLLIPIFGISFGHILLAEQYTPITYGACGLVFLGLVVNQWRTNLQKPAFTEVANTAKSIEKAA